From the genome of Leptodactylus fuscus isolate aLepFus1 chromosome 1, aLepFus1.hap2, whole genome shotgun sequence, one region includes:
- the LOC142190613 gene encoding gastrula zinc finger protein XlCGF66.1-like — protein MERDRNKIAESLLNLTLEIIYQLTGEDYTVVKKTSSGRCQTLVFDGWRGTLSPIPGPPPHPLIKDEINGQKILELTNKMLELLTGEVPIRCQDVAVYFSMEEWEYLEGHKDLYKEVMMEDHQPLTSAGRSSKRTTPERCPSPLLPQDDQVGGDIPYDV, from the exons atggaaagagacagaaaCAAGAtcgcggaaagtctattaaatctcaccctagagatcatctaccagcttactggagag gattacacagtagtgaagaagacctctagtgggcgctgtcagacccttgtatttgatggatggagaggaaccctgagcccaatcccggggcctccacctcaccctttGATAAAGgatgagatcaatggacagaagatcctagaactcaccaacaagatgctggagctgctgactggagag gttcctataaggtgtcaggatgtcgctgtctatttctccatggaggagtgggagtatttagaaggacacaaggatctgtacaaggaggtgatgatggaggaccaccagcccctcacatcagcag gtagatccagtaagaggacaaccccggagagatgtcccagtcctcttcttccacaggatgatcaggtaggtggagatattccctatgatgtgtag